The Flavobacterium piscisymbiosum genome includes a region encoding these proteins:
- a CDS encoding outer membrane beta-barrel family protein, with translation MKKVNLFIFLLLPLFCFAQTSFKLSGKIADEKSSIAWTDVVIVNQEGKIINGTTTKTDGSFELILNKGSYKVKINAQGYAEFEKEFTIEKETNLGLILLKENVTNLGEVVIQSRKSTIEQKTDRLVYNLENNVINVAADALSAINTAPGVVVQNNAINILGKGTSRVMIDGRMIELTGEELNNFLKSISASDIKNIEIISNPSSKYEAEGTGGLINIIMKKGTRNSWKNTTTASYDQNKYGIYALRNNFFYNKNKFRFSASVNGKTGYKSIEENLDMYFLEGPSKMSAKTKLNEDNLSGKLAVDYDFSERTSIGFQFLKDKSNPDFDSDIRINKYNTQNQLESYVINESFLDRKSGNQTYNLHLITKLDSLNRKLSFDADYFTYNSKFDRDFVANNYASDGTFADVNQSGRNLSNQDIDNLSFKADMEHPLQAFNLSYGAKLSFTKSNSDVVFFNTITGTPELDLNQTNQFIYTENNQAIYISADKKINEKWNFQVGLRLENTQTSGFSENLNQETVNNYLKLFPTFYASYAKNENNSFNLNYGRRIRRPNFSLLNPFRVYISSNSYSEGNPFLKPSFSDNFEFSHSYKKIVRTSVFLNAITDGYGVIFTANPETLTQVVSRDNYFKGLNYGIGETYSATFTDWWQSENSLYFLGSNISFTKDINATPTNGLEVDFSTNNTFSLGKTSKLQIDFNYTAPYKSGLYATGYTSSLNIGFKQDLLNKTMQIAFLVNDVFNTSYLKDDVSIVNGVKQVYSQNESNRFARLSIVYNFGNKKINVNQRDFGNQDEKNRAR, from the coding sequence ATGAAAAAAGTTAACCTCTTTATTTTTTTACTATTACCTCTTTTTTGTTTCGCACAAACCTCTTTTAAATTAAGTGGAAAAATTGCTGATGAAAAATCATCAATAGCCTGGACAGATGTAGTAATAGTAAATCAGGAAGGGAAAATTATAAACGGAACAACGACAAAAACAGACGGCAGTTTTGAATTGATTTTGAATAAAGGATCTTATAAAGTAAAAATTAATGCACAGGGATATGCTGAATTTGAAAAAGAATTTACAATAGAAAAAGAGACCAATTTAGGTTTGATTCTCTTAAAGGAAAATGTAACCAATTTGGGAGAAGTTGTTATTCAATCCAGAAAAAGTACCATCGAACAAAAAACAGATCGTTTGGTGTATAATCTTGAAAACAATGTAATAAATGTTGCGGCTGATGCATTGAGCGCTATAAACACGGCACCTGGAGTTGTGGTACAAAATAATGCGATCAATATATTAGGAAAAGGAACTTCGCGTGTTATGATCGACGGAAGAATGATCGAATTAACGGGAGAAGAACTCAATAATTTCCTGAAATCTATTTCGGCAAGTGATATCAAAAATATCGAAATTATAAGTAATCCTTCTTCAAAATATGAAGCTGAGGGAACTGGCGGACTGATCAATATTATTATGAAAAAAGGAACTCGTAATTCCTGGAAAAATACAACGACAGCATCATATGATCAAAACAAATATGGGATTTATGCCTTAAGAAACAATTTCTTTTATAATAAAAATAAGTTTAGGTTTTCAGCCAGCGTTAACGGAAAAACGGGGTATAAAAGTATTGAAGAAAATCTTGATATGTATTTTCTAGAAGGACCTTCTAAAATGTCAGCAAAGACTAAATTAAATGAAGACAACCTATCTGGAAAATTAGCAGTAGATTATGATTTTTCAGAAAGAACAAGTATTGGCTTTCAATTTTTAAAGGATAAAAGCAACCCTGATTTTGACTCGGATATCAGGATTAATAAATACAATACTCAGAACCAATTGGAGAGTTATGTGATAAATGAGAGTTTTTTAGACAGGAAATCCGGCAACCAAACTTATAATTTGCATTTGATTACAAAACTCGATTCTCTTAACCGAAAATTGTCATTTGATGCCGATTACTTTACTTATAATTCGAAATTCGACAGGGATTTTGTAGCCAATAATTATGCATCAGACGGAACTTTTGCTGATGTCAACCAATCAGGACGAAATCTTTCGAATCAGGATATTGATAATTTGAGTTTTAAGGCTGATATGGAACATCCGCTTCAGGCTTTTAATTTATCTTACGGAGCAAAATTGAGTTTTACTAAAAGCAATAGCGATGTAGTTTTCTTTAACACTATTACCGGAACTCCGGAATTAGATCTTAACCAAACCAACCAATTTATATACACCGAAAATAATCAGGCAATCTATATTAGCGCTGATAAAAAAATCAACGAAAAATGGAATTTTCAAGTAGGATTGCGATTAGAAAATACACAAACAAGTGGTTTTTCGGAAAATCTGAATCAGGAAACGGTAAACAATTATCTTAAATTATTTCCAACCTTTTATGCTTCTTATGCTAAAAATGAAAACAATAGTTTTAATTTGAATTACGGAAGAAGAATTCGAAGACCTAATTTTAGTTTATTAAATCCGTTTCGGGTTTACATTAGTAGTAATAGTTATTCTGAAGGAAATCCATTTTTGAAACCTTCTTTTAGCGATAATTTTGAATTTTCGCATTCGTATAAAAAAATAGTAAGAACCAGTGTTTTCCTAAATGCTATTACAGATGGTTACGGCGTAATATTTACTGCAAATCCGGAAACATTGACACAAGTGGTGTCGAGAGATAATTATTTTAAAGGCCTAAATTATGGAATTGGAGAAACCTATTCGGCTACTTTTACAGATTGGTGGCAGAGCGAGAATTCTTTGTACTTTTTAGGATCAAACATTAGCTTCACAAAAGATATCAATGCAACGCCAACAAATGGCCTTGAAGTCGATTTTTCTACTAATAATACATTTTCATTGGGCAAGACAAGCAAGTTGCAAATAGATTTTAATTATACTGCACCTTATAAAAGTGGTTTGTATGCCACGGGATATACGTCAAGTCTGAATATTGGTTTTAAACAGGATTTGCTAAATAAAACAATGCAGATTGCCTTTTTGGTAAATGATGTTTTTAATACGTCTTATTTAAAAGATGATGTCTCGATTGTAAATGGTGTAAAACAGGTTTATAGCCAAAATGAAAGCAACCGATTTGCACGCTTATCTATAGTTTATAATTTTGGTAACAAAAAAATTAATGTTAATCAGCGTGATTTTGGAAATCAGGATGAAAAAAATAGGGCGAGATAA
- a CDS encoding ZIP family metal transporter translates to MNYLLPLFSVLLGYIVALFLKPKSKTNLKLLLAFSGSFLLSLTVMHLLPDVYETHNHNIGIFIMVGILFQIILEFFSKGAEHGHVHGHAQMSQIPWLLFISLCIHAFLEGFPVSHHHDLALGIAIHHLPIAVILTTFFINANLNKKAIFAFMLTFAIMTPLGTIASQYLAFLNDYYTEITAIVIGILFHISSTIIFESSEGHKFNIAKVSMIVLGILLAFFL, encoded by the coding sequence ATGAATTATCTATTACCCTTATTTTCTGTACTTTTAGGTTATATTGTGGCTTTGTTTTTAAAACCAAAAAGCAAGACCAATCTAAAATTATTGCTTGCTTTTAGCGGTTCATTTTTACTGTCATTAACCGTAATGCATTTGCTGCCGGACGTTTACGAAACGCACAATCATAATATAGGTATATTTATCATGGTCGGAATTTTGTTCCAGATCATATTAGAATTTTTCTCAAAAGGAGCTGAACACGGACACGTTCACGGACATGCACAAATGAGTCAAATTCCGTGGTTGCTTTTTATAAGCCTTTGTATTCACGCCTTTTTAGAAGGATTCCCAGTAAGTCACCATCATGATTTAGCACTCGGTATTGCCATTCATCACCTGCCAATTGCCGTGATTTTAACCACATTTTTCATCAATGCTAATCTAAATAAAAAAGCCATTTTTGCCTTCATGCTAACTTTTGCAATCATGACACCGCTTGGTACAATTGCATCACAATATTTGGCGTTTCTAAATGATTATTACACAGAAATTACTGCGATCGTAATCGGGATTTTATTTCATATCTCATCAACTATTATTTTCGAAAGCAGCGAAGGGCATAAATTCAATATTGCTAAAGTTTCGATGATTGTTCTCGGGATTTTACTAGCATTCTTTTTATAA
- a CDS encoding class I SAM-dependent methyltransferase, which produces MSEAPNSSTPNQERNTENWFTSWFDTPYYHILYKDRNYREAQIFMDNLTHYLNLPEKAKVLDLACGKGRHSIYLNQLGFNVLGADLSENSIAEASKNSNETLHFKVHDMREPFEEKFDAIFNLFTSFGYFESDDDNLTTLKAIKESLSEYGFAVIDFMNVANVIETLVPEEVKTVDDIDFKIKRYVEDGHIFKEIDFEDQGRQYHFTEKVKALTLKDFQELMDEAGIYLLDIFGDYKLKKFHKTESERLIMIFK; this is translated from the coding sequence ATGTCTGAAGCACCAAACTCATCAACACCAAATCAGGAGCGTAACACCGAAAATTGGTTTACATCATGGTTTGATACTCCATATTACCACATACTTTATAAAGATAGAAACTATCGCGAAGCACAGATTTTCATGGATAATCTAACGCATTATCTTAATCTGCCTGAAAAAGCAAAAGTGCTGGATTTAGCATGCGGAAAAGGCCGTCATTCTATTTATTTAAATCAATTAGGATTTAATGTTCTTGGTGCCGATTTGTCTGAAAACAGTATTGCCGAAGCCAGTAAAAACAGCAACGAAACCCTGCATTTTAAAGTACATGATATGCGCGAACCTTTTGAAGAAAAGTTCGATGCTATTTTTAACCTGTTTACCAGTTTTGGCTATTTCGAAAGTGACGATGATAACCTTACCACCCTAAAAGCCATCAAAGAAAGCCTGTCTGAATATGGTTTTGCCGTTATAGACTTTATGAACGTCGCCAATGTAATCGAAACTTTGGTTCCCGAAGAAGTAAAAACAGTAGATGATATCGATTTTAAAATAAAAAGATACGTTGAAGACGGACATATTTTTAAGGAAATAGATTTTGAAGACCAGGGACGTCAATATCATTTTACCGAAAAAGTAAAAGCCCTTACGCTCAAAGACTTTCAGGAATTAATGGATGAAGCCGGAATTTATCTCTTAGATATTTTTGGAGATTATAAACTCAAAAAGTTTCATAAAACCGAAAGCGAACGATTAATCATGATTTTTAAATAG
- a CDS encoding THUMP domain-containing class I SAM-dependent RNA methyltransferase: MEENFRMIAKCFFGFEEILEKELRDLGAQDVEKGVRMVSFKGDKGFMYKANLSLRTALKVLKPIYSFRANNEQALYKGISGVNWSKLLNANQTFVIDATVHSTYFNHSEFVSQKCKDAIVDQFRERTGQRPSIDKAFPDLRINVHIDKDQVSVALDTSGNSLHQRGYRTATNIAPINEVLAAGILLLSGWEGQSHFLDPMCGSGTFLAEAAMIACNIPANINRKEFAFEKWKDWDNDLFEQIINSLMKKTKEFHYTIKGFDKAPSAVNKAKDNIRNANLEDYVTIKEENFFDTEKDVEGKLHMVFNPPYDERLDIHMEEFYKNIGDTLKKSYPGTNAWFITANLEALKFVGLKPSRKIKLFNASLEARLVKYEMYEGSKRTKFQVSE, from the coding sequence ATGGAAGAAAATTTTAGAATGATAGCCAAATGTTTTTTTGGTTTTGAAGAAATATTAGAAAAAGAATTGCGTGATCTTGGTGCTCAGGATGTCGAAAAAGGAGTGAGAATGGTGAGTTTTAAAGGCGATAAGGGTTTTATGTACAAAGCCAATTTATCTCTTAGAACTGCACTTAAAGTGTTAAAACCTATTTACTCGTTTAGAGCCAATAATGAGCAGGCATTATATAAAGGAATTTCTGGTGTAAACTGGTCTAAATTATTAAATGCTAACCAGACTTTTGTAATTGATGCAACGGTACATTCGACTTATTTTAATCACTCTGAGTTTGTTTCTCAAAAATGTAAGGATGCAATTGTAGATCAGTTTAGAGAAAGAACGGGACAACGCCCAAGTATTGATAAAGCTTTTCCTGATTTACGAATCAATGTGCATATCGATAAAGATCAGGTTTCGGTAGCTTTAGATACTTCCGGGAATTCATTGCATCAGCGTGGTTACAGAACAGCTACGAATATTGCACCTATCAACGAGGTTTTGGCAGCAGGGATTTTGTTGTTATCGGGTTGGGAAGGACAAAGTCATTTTCTGGACCCAATGTGCGGTTCTGGAACTTTCCTGGCAGAAGCGGCTATGATTGCTTGTAATATTCCGGCAAACATAAACCGTAAAGAATTTGCTTTCGAAAAATGGAAAGACTGGGATAATGATTTGTTTGAACAGATTATAAACAGTCTGATGAAAAAAACAAAAGAATTTCATTACACGATAAAAGGGTTTGATAAAGCGCCAAGTGCGGTAAATAAAGCCAAAGACAATATCAGAAATGCGAATTTAGAAGATTATGTTACGATCAAAGAGGAAAACTTTTTTGATACAGAAAAAGATGTAGAAGGAAAGCTGCACATGGTTTTTAATCCGCCTTATGATGAGCGTTTGGACATTCACATGGAAGAATTCTACAAAAATATTGGTGATACTTTAAAGAAAAGCTACCCGGGAACAAATGCCTGGTTTATTACAGCAAATCTTGAGGCACTGAAATTTGTGGGATTAAAACCTTCAAGAAAAATCAAACTCTTTAACGCAAGTCTTGAAGCGCGTTTGGTAAAATACGAAATGTACGAAGGAAGTAAGAGAACGAAATTTCAGGTTTCTGAGTAA
- a CDS encoding aspartate/glutamate racemase family protein, producing MDFYFTRKTKKRYLEIANQLIKDGAEGIILGCTEIPLVIKPGDLSVPIFDTTLMHSKAAVDFQLS from the coding sequence ATAGATTTTTATTTCACGCGGAAAACTAAGAAACGTTATCTGGAAATTGCCAACCAATTGATAAAAGACGGAGCTGAAGGAATTATTTTAGGTTGTACCGAAATTCCGTTAGTGATAAAACCCGGAGATCTTTCGGTGCCTATTTTTGATACTACTTTGATGCATTCAAAAGCAGCTGTTGATTTTCAGCTGTCTTAA
- a CDS encoding XAC2610-related protein: protein MNKILILFAFSQIAFAQKTIVKTSLHFSGKIDKYPIEMTIEFIQGQDSVSGSYYYGKNKQNMPIFTKGIYKAGEIKLDETTYTATKKGNVPTKTGSFSLQLDSEYKLSGIWQNAKKDKKLNATLSCLEDLSSFNPKNYSYKLNQYKGKAENTNGELADNFLISKLDIYNAKKEKVQTISGFNKAIYEKDATVELEDLNFDGLLDIKIPIYFPDRIKFDSGYLYFVYDKTKKQFIRNTKLEALESLNFDQKNKEFVKFEADGSGNETDYYYKWSNNNFYLIKKVQSFEDNDKTTYTEYEIKNNKSVKVKEYQK from the coding sequence ATGAACAAAATCCTTATTCTTTTTGCTTTTAGCCAAATCGCTTTTGCTCAAAAAACGATTGTAAAGACTTCGTTGCATTTCTCCGGAAAAATAGACAAGTATCCTATAGAAATGACTATTGAATTCATTCAGGGACAAGATTCTGTTTCAGGAAGCTATTATTACGGAAAAAATAAACAAAACATGCCTATTTTTACAAAAGGCATCTATAAGGCAGGCGAAATAAAACTTGACGAAACAACCTATACCGCAACTAAAAAAGGAAATGTGCCTACAAAAACAGGCTCTTTTTCATTACAATTAGACAGTGAGTATAAACTAAGCGGGATATGGCAAAACGCCAAGAAAGATAAAAAACTTAATGCCACTCTTTCTTGTCTGGAAGATTTATCTTCGTTTAATCCAAAAAATTACAGTTACAAATTAAACCAATATAAAGGTAAAGCTGAAAACACAAATGGCGAATTAGCTGATAATTTCTTAATCAGCAAACTGGATATTTATAATGCTAAAAAAGAAAAAGTACAAACAATTTCCGGCTTTAATAAAGCCATTTACGAAAAAGACGCAACAGTAGAATTAGAAGATCTAAATTTTGACGGACTTCTTGACATTAAAATTCCCATCTATTTTCCGGATAGAATTAAATTTGATAGCGGTTACCTATACTTTGTTTATGATAAAACTAAAAAACAGTTTATAAGAAATACAAAACTTGAAGCTTTAGAATCTTTAAATTTCGACCAAAAAAACAAAGAATTTGTAAAATTTGAAGCTGACGGAAGCGGAAACGAAACCGACTATTACTACAAATGGTCGAATAACAATTTCTATTTGATTAAAAAAGTTCAAAGTTTCGAAGACAACGATAAAACAACTTATACTGAGTATGAAATAAAAAACAACAAATCAGTAAAAGTCAAAGAATATCAAAAATAA
- a CDS encoding DUF6048 family protein — translation MKHTLKYIFSSFLLFSMFLGYSQETATKTVTKEKPKTETAKPALEEVKKDSIKTDRYGLRVGVDLYKLTRGLYDKDYKGIEIVGDFRLTKKYYIAAELGFEDKTTDDDRLNSTATGTYIKGGFDYNLYQNWLDMENLITIGLRGGFSTFSQQLNNYKIYNANPYWGEQPPIAAGQKYTGLTAGWLEVALGLKAKVFNNVFVGFGVQLKMLVANSKPSGFDNLYIPGFNRTYDGSFGVGFNYTVSYFIPLYKKKTIIPQIIETPKN, via the coding sequence ATGAAACACACCTTGAAGTATATTTTTAGTTCTTTCTTATTGTTTTCAATGTTTTTGGGCTATAGTCAGGAAACAGCAACTAAAACAGTAACAAAAGAAAAGCCCAAAACCGAAACTGCAAAACCTGCTCTTGAGGAAGTAAAAAAAGACAGCATCAAAACAGATCGCTATGGTCTTCGTGTAGGTGTTGATTTATACAAACTGACGCGTGGTCTTTATGACAAAGATTATAAAGGAATTGAAATTGTAGGCGATTTTCGTTTAACGAAAAAATACTATATCGCAGCCGAACTGGGTTTTGAAGATAAAACCACAGATGATGACAGATTGAACTCAACCGCCACAGGAACGTACATAAAAGGTGGTTTTGACTATAATTTATATCAAAACTGGCTCGACATGGAAAACTTAATTACAATAGGTTTACGAGGCGGATTTAGTACTTTTAGTCAGCAGCTTAATAATTATAAAATATACAATGCAAATCCGTATTGGGGAGAACAGCCCCCAATTGCTGCTGGTCAAAAATATACCGGCCTAACAGCAGGATGGCTGGAAGTTGCTTTAGGTTTAAAAGCAAAAGTTTTTAATAATGTATTTGTTGGGTTTGGCGTTCAGCTAAAAATGCTCGTAGCCAATTCAAAACCATCAGGATTTGATAATTTATACATACCAGGATTTAACAGAACTTACGACGGAAGTTTTGGAGTAGGTTTCAATTACACCGTTTCCTACTTTATTCCGCTTTACAAGAAAAAAACTATTATTCCGCAAATTATAGAAACTCCTAAAAATTAG
- a CDS encoding DUF6452 family protein produces MKKIISLLLVFTFGLSSCEKDDICDANTPTTPRLVISFYDINDPSKPRNVNNLMVIGAGKTEGIIFNKSVTDTTKYVTSASTVSVPLRTDTISTTYKFVYNSLSPNAAAINTDVLKIDYTHQNVYVSRACGFKTTFTLAPVNPFVRTDPDGDGNWMQQIFVKTRNIESENETHLEVYF; encoded by the coding sequence ATGAAAAAAATAATCTCTCTTTTATTGGTCTTTACGTTTGGTTTATCAAGCTGTGAAAAAGATGATATTTGTGATGCAAATACGCCCACCACTCCTCGATTAGTAATTTCATTTTACGATATTAATGATCCGTCAAAACCTAGAAATGTAAATAATTTAATGGTTATTGGAGCAGGAAAAACAGAAGGAATTATTTTTAATAAAAGTGTGACAGATACTACTAAATACGTAACAAGTGCTAGTACTGTTTCTGTCCCGTTGCGAACAGACACGATTTCGACAACATACAAATTTGTCTATAACTCATTAAGTCCAAATGCTGCTGCCATAAATACCGATGTACTAAAAATTGATTATACACATCAAAATGTATATGTATCGAGAGCCTGCGGTTTTAAAACTACTTTTACACTCGCTCCCGTAAATCCTTTTGTACGAACTGATCCGGATGGTGATGGTAATTGGATGCAGCAAATTTTTGTAAAAACCCGTAACATTGAATCTGAAAATGAAACACACCTTGAAGTATATTTTTAG
- the rlmD gene encoding 23S rRNA (uracil(1939)-C(5))-methyltransferase RlmD yields MGRKNTDKVVFHQIQVLDAGAKGVSVAKAPDGKVIFIPNVVPGDVVDVQTFKKRKAYYEGKAVKFHELSEHRIEPICDHFGVCGGCKWQNMKYSQQLYYKQNEVKNHLQRIGKVELPEFENILGSEKQFFYRNKMEFSFSNARWLTEKEIESTEDLGNRNALGFHIPKMWDKILDIQKCYLQEDPSNAIRNEIRDFANEHNLAFFNPREQSGLLRTFMIRTASTGEIMVLIQFYENDKANRELLLDHLYEKFPQITSLQYVVNSKQNDTIYDQNIKLYKGRDYILEEMEGLKFSINAKSFYQTNSDQAYELYKITRDFAGLSGDETVYDLYTGTGTIAQFVSKKAKKVIGVESVPEAIIDAKANAERNNITNCEFFVGDMKVVFNEAFIAQHGKPDVIITDPPRDGMHKDVIDQILKIAPKKVVYVSCNSATQARDLALMDEKYKVTRVRPVDMFPQTHHVENVVLLELR; encoded by the coding sequence ATGGGAAGAAAAAATACAGACAAAGTTGTCTTTCATCAAATTCAGGTTCTTGATGCCGGAGCAAAAGGTGTATCAGTAGCAAAGGCTCCTGACGGAAAAGTAATCTTTATACCGAACGTAGTTCCGGGTGATGTTGTTGACGTTCAAACTTTCAAAAAAAGAAAAGCCTATTATGAAGGCAAAGCCGTAAAATTTCATGAATTATCAGAACATCGCATTGAACCTATTTGCGATCATTTTGGCGTTTGTGGAGGTTGTAAATGGCAAAATATGAAATACAGCCAACAGTTGTATTACAAACAAAACGAAGTAAAAAATCATTTGCAGCGTATAGGAAAAGTAGAACTTCCGGAGTTCGAAAATATTCTTGGATCTGAAAAACAGTTTTTTTACAGAAATAAAATGGAATTTTCGTTTTCTAACGCTCGTTGGTTAACCGAAAAAGAAATTGAAAGCACTGAAGATTTAGGTAACAGAAATGCATTAGGTTTTCATATCCCGAAAATGTGGGATAAAATTCTTGATATTCAAAAATGTTACTTACAGGAAGATCCTTCTAATGCCATTAGAAACGAAATTAGGGATTTTGCTAACGAACATAATTTAGCATTCTTTAACCCAAGAGAGCAATCCGGGTTGTTAAGAACTTTTATGATTCGTACAGCTTCGACTGGTGAAATCATGGTTTTAATTCAGTTTTACGAAAATGATAAAGCAAATCGTGAACTGCTTTTAGATCACCTTTATGAGAAGTTTCCACAAATTACTTCTTTGCAATATGTCGTAAATTCAAAACAAAACGACACTATTTACGATCAGAATATCAAACTATATAAAGGTAGAGATTATATTCTGGAAGAAATGGAAGGTTTAAAATTCAGCATCAATGCTAAATCTTTTTACCAGACCAACTCTGACCAGGCGTATGAATTATACAAAATAACACGTGATTTCGCAGGACTTTCAGGCGATGAAACTGTTTATGATCTATATACAGGAACTGGAACTATTGCACAATTTGTTTCTAAAAAAGCAAAAAAAGTAATTGGTGTCGAAAGTGTTCCGGAAGCTATTATAGATGCTAAAGCCAATGCAGAACGCAATAATATAACGAATTGTGAGTTTTTTGTAGGTGATATGAAAGTAGTATTTAATGAAGCCTTCATTGCCCAACACGGAAAACCGGATGTAATTATTACAGATCCGCCAAGAGATGGTATGCACAAAGACGTTATTGATCAGATCCTGAAAATTGCTCCTAAAAAAGTAGTATATGTAAGTTGTAATTCAGCAACACAAGCGCGTGATTTAGCTTTAATGGACGAAAAATACAAAGTTACCCGCGTTAGACCAGTTGATATGTTTCCGCAAACACATCATGTCGAAAATGTTGTACTTTTAGAACTTCGCTAA
- a CDS encoding sensor histidine kinase, which translates to MKLYHNLSQIGFLKKSYAFKFLFVAFIGIHIPLIGILFFVLYYNHSVSPTSILIFSLIMTLLATLITLLVLNQLIRPISLASKSLDDYRNNRKLSILPTEYTDEAGLLLANIQESIYEAESFINEKQDLIYMLSHDLKNFAGNPQGLANLIISEKPSDSVRQLAELIRESTNLQFRYIENFIKLLQEQDRVVKGNQEIKTILLPGILPFINEQVEQRLLDKNITLSLELKINEVKLRLDEGLLVQVLVNLISNAIKFSYFDSEVKVRIYSENSKVIITVVDKGIGFDKNQIDELFKKFTKMSRLGTANESSTGIGLYLCKKIIEKNKGTLNATSEGKNKGAEFRIEFEA; encoded by the coding sequence ATGAAGTTATATCATAACCTTTCACAAATTGGCTTTCTGAAAAAAAGTTATGCTTTCAAATTTTTATTTGTTGCTTTTATAGGAATTCATATTCCGTTAATAGGGATATTATTTTTTGTACTTTATTATAACCACAGTGTTTCGCCTACTTCGATTTTGATTTTCTCTTTGATCATGACTTTGCTGGCTACTTTGATAACACTTTTGGTTTTAAATCAGTTAATTAGACCCATATCGCTTGCTTCAAAATCATTAGACGATTACAGGAATAATAGAAAATTATCTATTTTACCCACAGAATATACAGATGAAGCTGGGTTATTGCTCGCTAATATTCAGGAATCGATTTACGAGGCCGAAAGTTTTATAAACGAAAAACAGGATTTAATTTACATGCTTTCGCATGATTTGAAAAATTTCGCAGGTAATCCTCAGGGTCTAGCTAATTTAATTATAAGCGAAAAACCATCTGATTCTGTGCGACAATTGGCAGAATTGATTCGTGAATCTACTAATTTACAGTTTCGATATATCGAAAATTTTATTAAATTATTACAAGAACAAGATCGTGTCGTAAAAGGCAATCAGGAGATTAAAACAATTTTGTTGCCCGGAATTTTACCTTTTATAAATGAACAGGTAGAACAACGCTTGCTGGATAAAAATATAACGCTGAGTTTAGAATTGAAAATAAATGAAGTCAAACTAAGATTAGATGAAGGTTTGCTTGTTCAGGTTTTGGTTAATTTAATTAGTAACGCTATTAAATTCTCTTATTTTGATAGTGAAGTTAAAGTTAGAATTTACAGTGAAAACTCAAAAGTGATCATCACCGTTGTAGATAAAGGAATTGGTTTTGATAAAAATCAGATTGATGAATTGTTTAAGAAATTCACAAAAATGAGCCGATTAGGAACTGCAAATGAATCTTCGACCGGAATTGGATTATACCTCTGCAAAAAAATCATCGAAAAAAACAAAGGAACTTTAAACGCAACAAGCGAAGGCAAGAATAAAGGTGCCGAGTTTAGAATTGAGTTTGAAGCTTGA